A DNA window from Acetobacter aceti NBRC 14818 contains the following coding sequences:
- a CDS encoding MlaD family protein, whose translation MARNRQTGTTVFSFGVLAAAIGFAVYAHGTQTSFGVSRYPLSANFVSANGLNAGAAVDIGGVSVGRVSDVRLDLQTQMAVVRFEVNDTLHFPVDSVLSVGSTTMSGDNALMIEPGKSSQLTKAGDVLTNTREPLSLEQQVSNYIFGNGGLPVN comes from the coding sequence ATGGCTCGTAACCGACAGACAGGAACCACCGTTTTCAGCTTTGGCGTTCTGGCTGCCGCAATAGGGTTTGCTGTGTATGCGCACGGAACACAGACCAGTTTTGGTGTCTCCCGTTACCCGCTATCGGCTAACTTTGTTTCCGCTAACGGGCTGAATGCCGGCGCGGCTGTCGATATTGGCGGGGTGTCTGTCGGGCGCGTTTCCGACGTGCGCCTTGATCTTCAGACGCAGATGGCCGTCGTCAGATTTGAAGTCAACGATACGCTGCATTTCCCCGTAGACAGCGTGCTGAGCGTCGGCTCGACGACCATGTCAGGGGATAATGCCCTGATGATTGAGCCGGGAAAATCCAGTCAACTTACAAAGGCTGGAGATGTTCTCACCAATACCCGTGAGCCTTTAAGCCTTGAGCAGCAGGTGAGTAACTATATTTTCGGAAATGGCGGTCTGCCCGTAAACTGA
- a CDS encoding undecaprenyl-diphosphate phosphatase: protein MSLLQALIIAILQGATELFPVSSLGHAVLLPALLHWPFDESDPTFLPFLVMLHLGTSVALFVFFWRDWAAIIGGALGLHGRRYRLESFRILFLLAIATIPAVICGGLFEHLFRHLFGSPLPVAGLLVANGVMLLIVEKLRSRVSFGRGEEPEVGRPIASLTARDALVIGLFQCLALFPGMSRSGATIAGGLMRGLHHDVAARFSFLMAEPIILAATAHQIMKMRHVPVTHEQIHQGAIAACVAGVTALICTGILMRYFSQHEKWALAPFAYYCILLGLGSLVYLGGIL from the coding sequence ATGTCATTGCTGCAGGCCCTTATTATTGCAATTCTTCAGGGCGCAACCGAGCTCTTTCCAGTCAGCAGTCTGGGGCACGCGGTGCTGCTCCCTGCCCTGCTGCACTGGCCCTTCGATGAAAGTGATCCGACCTTTCTTCCTTTTCTCGTGATGCTCCATCTCGGGACGTCCGTTGCTCTGTTCGTATTTTTCTGGCGTGACTGGGCGGCCATTATTGGTGGTGCGCTCGGGCTGCACGGCAGAAGGTATCGACTGGAAAGTTTCCGAATTCTCTTCCTGCTGGCTATTGCCACTATCCCTGCCGTGATCTGTGGCGGGCTGTTCGAACATCTTTTCCGTCACCTGTTCGGCTCTCCGCTGCCTGTCGCAGGACTGCTGGTTGCGAACGGTGTGATGCTTCTGATCGTGGAGAAATTACGCTCACGCGTCTCTTTCGGGCGCGGAGAAGAACCTGAGGTCGGGCGACCGATCGCCAGTCTGACAGCGCGGGACGCTCTGGTTATTGGCCTGTTCCAGTGTCTTGCCCTCTTTCCGGGTATGTCCCGTTCCGGCGCGACCATCGCTGGCGGTCTGATGCGCGGACTGCACCATGACGTCGCCGCCCGCTTTTCATTTCTGATGGCCGAACCGATCATTCTGGCGGCAACGGCTCATCAGATTATGAAAATGCGCCACGTCCCGGTCACACATGAGCAGATCCATCAGGGTGCGATTGCGGCCTGTGTCGCTGGTGTGACTGCCCTTATCTGCACCGGCATCCTGATGCGGTACTTCAGTCAGCATGAGAAATGGGCGCTGGCTCCTTTTGCCTATTACTGCATCCTGCTCGGCTTGGGATCGCTCGTCTATCTGGGCGGCATTCTGTAA